A region of the Drosophila subpulchrella strain 33 F10 #4 breed RU33 chromosome 3L, RU_Dsub_v1.1 Primary Assembly, whole genome shotgun sequence genome:
CAGACAGTTCCTGTATAGTCTTCGTAAtatacaagttttttaatatttcgaaGATATTTAACATCACAACACTTGTATCTAATGTTCAACTTTCTGGGGAAGAGCTAGAGCAACAGTAGAATTAGTATTCTCATATTCTATCTAGTTGCAAGAGATCTTCCCATATATCCAATAGATTTAATGATCTAGCATACCTAAAGACGCTCACCTCGAACACATCTGTCAAATCAGAAACTTGGTTAAGCATTCTAAATACAGAGTTACAGATAATACTCAAAGCAAGGCTTGACCCAAAGTGCTttacatatcatatatcaaATCAAAAACCTCGTGTCTTGActatatttctatatatgGTTATAATATATCATATCCATTATTCAGAAATAGTTAAAAAGTAAGCTTTTCGAACTTAGGGCTCCATTCAAGATACAAATTACCAAGCACAACCAGTTCTAACTCCACCATTCTATCTTCCAGGACATCATCCACGACCCCGGCCGTGGCGCTCCCCTGGCCGTCGTCCACTTCCGCGACCCCTACCGCTACAAGATCCGCAAGGAGCTGTTCATCGCCCCCGAGGGCATGCACACCGGCCAGTTCGTCTACTGCGGTCGCAAGGCCACCCTCCAGATCGGCAACGTGATGCCCCTGAGCCAGATGCCCGAGGGTACCATCATCTGCAACCTGGAGGAGAAGACCGGTGATCGCGGCCGTTTGGCCCGCACCTCTGGCAACTACGCCACCGTGATTGCCCACAACCAGGACACCAAGAAGACCCGTGTCAAGCTGCCCTCCGGCGCCAAGAAGGTTGTGCCCTCGGCCAATCGCGCCATGGTCGGCATCGTTGCCGGCGGCGGTCGTATCGACAAGCCCATCCTGAAGGCCGGTCGTGCCTACCACAAGTACAAGGTGAAGCGCAACAGCTGGCCTAAGGTGCGTGGTGTGGCCATGAACCCCGTGGAGCATCCCCACGGTGGTGGTAACCATCAGCATATTGGTAAGGCGTCCACCGTCAAGCGAGGCACCTCCGCCGGTCGCAAGGTCGGTCTCATCGCTGCCCGTCGTACCGGTAGGATCCGTGGTGGCAAGGGCGACAGCAAGGACAAGTAAGCACTGGCTGCAGCAGGATTCCGGCGTGGCGCAGGTTCCGCCTGAGATCTGGCTGGTAGCCGCACTCCTCTGTGCGGCGCTGTGGGAGAAAATGCTGTTCTACATGGAAAATCTGTATGTTGTAGGCATACGCTTGACACGGCGGAATAAAACTTATTTGTAAAAATatcgttttgtttttcacattttttggTTAACACGTTCCTGGTTGTAATGTATTCACCTCAGAaaataagaatatatattatatataatcaGGTATTAGAAGAAACTGTTGAAAAGTTTTAGATA
Encoded here:
- the LOC119554579 gene encoding 60S ribosomal protein L8, coding for MGRVIRAQRKGAGSVFKAHVKKRKGAAKLRSLDFAERSGYIRGVVKDIIHDPGRGAPLAVVHFRDPYRYKIRKELFIAPEGMHTGQFVYCGRKATLQIGNVMPLSQMPEGTIICNLEEKTGDRGRLARTSGNYATVIAHNQDTKKTRVKLPSGAKKVVPSANRAMVGIVAGGGRIDKPILKAGRAYHKYKVKRNSWPKVRGVAMNPVEHPHGGGNHQHIGKASTVKRGTSAGRKVGLIAARRTGRIRGGKGDSKDK